AGCCAAATTGTTTCGGTTTATGCAGCTAAAGGGTTGCACACTGACAGCAGCAACATACAATGTGCTGCTGCATGGTTTGTTATTGTGCAGTAAAGTGAAGGCAGCGATGGGCATCATGAGAAGAATGGAGAATGAGGGAATTGTGCCAGGGTTGATGACATATGGCGCAGTGGTGGATGGGTTGGTAAAATGTGGAAGAGTGGAAGATGCATGGAAAGTCGCTGAGGAAATGGGCAACAAGGGGCTTCCACCTAGTGAATTTGTGTTCTCAGCCGTGATTACCGGGTTTTGCAGGTCAGGGGAGGTTGACAGGGCATTGAGGGTGTGGGAAACAATGGTGGCAGCTACAGTAAGGCCAAACATTGTTTTGTATTCAGCAATGATTGATGGTCTTGCCTGTTGTGGGAGGATGACTGAAGGTGAAATGTTATTTGATGAGATGGTTGATGCAAAATGTGTACCAAATGTCATGACATATAGCTCAATGATTCGAGGTTATTTCCAGATTGGAGATTCATCACGAGCTCTCTCTACATGGGAGGAGATGATAAGGGTTGGCTGTGTGCCAACTGCTATTAGTTACAGTATATTGATCACTGGGATGTGTAATGTAGGGAGATTAAAAGATGCTATGATGGTCTGGAAACATATGCTTAGCCGTGGCTGTGCACCTGATACAATAGCTTATACTTCAATGATCAAGGGGTTATGCATGTCTGGGATGGTTGATGGTGGTCTCCGGCTTTTTAATGACATGCTGGCGAAGGGTGATGCCAAACCCGATGCTATCATTTATAATGTTGTATTGGATGGGCTAATTCGCACAAATAACCTTGCTCGGGCAATGGACATGCTTAACCAGATGCTTGATCAAAGATGTGATCCAGATGCAGTAACATGCAATATTTTCTTGCGGGAGGTTGGGGTCGCAGAGGCGAAAGGGAGAGAATTTTTAGAGGGGCTGGTCATGAGGCTATGCAATAGAGAAAGGTATAGGGCAGCTGGAGATGTTTTGATGGTGATGCTGGCTAAGTATATTGTGCCAGAGGCTGCCATTTGGCATACTATTGTCAGAGGAGTTTGTCAGACTAAGAGAGTTCAGAAAGTGGTTGATAATTGTTGGGATGAGATTTGGAAGCCTTAaagattatatatattttttatataccGATTGAGCACACGCTTTGGAGCTCGCATGCTGGAGTGCTTTTAATACTCCATTTGTTGTAAGTTGTATCACTAACTCATTCATTCATAACAAAAGTTTTTGTTACAATAAAGCGATTTCCATTGTTCACTATGCTTATGCTTCCAGCactttttatcttttattttttatgtcAATAGTATGGTGTTTTCTCTAACCAATGGTTTTGCGGACCTGTATAAGTCGCACTTGTCCTAATAGCTTGTCTTCCATGAATTTCTGGTGTCAGTTGCAAACTGTAATGCATGTTCTAACTGAAAGCCCTGATTATATTGTttaaaaattcaagattgagtAATCTAGATCTTTCTGTTTATTAGGACA
Above is a genomic segment from Setaria viridis chromosome 4, Setaria_viridis_v4.0, whole genome shotgun sequence containing:
- the LOC117853492 gene encoding uncharacterized protein; the protein is MPHPTAHLPVPVPLRRLTRKPSLAATTARRSHCSPSVSSSSSDDESPLAAELFPAAGAPTLLSVARSLAVASPPPPAAAVLSFLRRLPHDASPHIFPHLVAALARSPRPILALRLFLSPPTPAATTHHSFNSALVRFPLPPHLLPAFFSHSLRRFPGLTPTLLSFNLLLKCISSSLVPRNPSIYLATALRILHDAIPVWNLAPDKFTYSTVVSALSDAGHVEDAVALVHEMVVDGVVAAEAFNPVLRAMLRAGDVNGAAKLFRFMQLKGCTLTAATYNVLLHGLLLCSKVKAAMGIMRRMENEGIVPGLMTYGAVVDGLVKCGRVEDAWKVAEEMGNKGLPPSEFVFSAVITGFCRSGEVDRALRVWETMVAATVRPNIVLYSAMIDGLACCGRMTEGEMLFDEMVDAKCVPNVMTYSSMIRGYFQIGDSSRALSTWEEMIRVGCVPTAISYSILITGMCNVGRLKDAMMVWKHMLSRGCAPDTIAYTSMIKGLCMSGMVDGGLRLFNDMLAKGDAKPDAIIYNVVLDGLIRTNNLARAMDMLNQMLDQRCDPDAVTCNIFLREVGVAEAKGREFLEGLVMRLCNRERYRAAGDVLMVMLAKYIVPEAAIWHTIVRGVCQTKRVQKVVDNCWDEIWKP